Part of the Brevibacillus brevis genome is shown below.
CGGGATTCCTTTCTTTCATCCATTCCTTTAACTGATACTGCGCTTGCAGGAGAAGTTCATAGGTTTGTTCCACCCCTGTACGTTCCCACATAAAACCACCTTCTCAATAGATTGGGCAGAGGATACCTTCGCCATCCGTTGGGATACTATCGGCATACGTACCGTTCGTTCCAAAATGCTGTATTCTCGGCTCTCCGTCGTAATTGGTATAGGATACCGACAGTATCCATAGGGATGCTGTTACTGGTTTTCATGAAGACGAATCTTCCGAAGGGCATCAAAGCGGTTTCCTGATCGTTGGCCAAAGCGATTCGGCTGCTCCTCTTTCTTCCCCTCCTGATTCTCATCGTCTTTGGTGACAGCCGACTGTGATCGACTGAACACCGACTGAAATCCTCCCCCAAAACCACCCCCTCCGAATTTGTTCGTTTTCGGCTGATATGGGTTGAACGTAGACTGTTTCACATTTTTGATAGCGGCAGACACATCAACATCCACTTCCGATTCTTGTTGAACCTGCTCTTGTTTTTCCTTGATCTGCTGAAGTTCTTTCGCCAGCTCGGCGAATCGGCTTGGCATCCCCATCCCGGCAAAAAAGGTGTAGATGACCGCGTAATTTTCATTCCAGATCGGGTCGCCAAACTTGCCTCTCATCTGCGTGATCGGATTGTAGTCACTGATCACTTTTTTGATCGTCCGTTCCGTGATGACATCCTTGAAAAAGTCCGCGTTGGACGGCCGCAAAATAAAACCGCCGTACATCGTCGCCGTTTGGTACTGGTGCCCGCAAGCAAAGTACCCCTTTTCGATGCTTGCTTTCATCTTGGCTTCCAGTTTTTCGATGGTAAAATCCGGTTCCAACCGCGCTTTCGCTATCGTAAGAAGCTTGCCGGAGAGCTGCATCAACTTGATGAAGTCGGACGGGTCATAGGTTACGTTGTCGCTTCCAAAGTTGGCCGGGATGAGATTGGCCTCGTGGATGGTACTAATGATCGCATTATTCCCCTCGTCCTTCCAGGACAGTGTCGTATGTTGGAGTGTCCGCGATCCTTTCTTCAATGCAAAATCATGGTAAATCTTTTTGTTGTCGGTTAACATCACGCTGGCTAACGGCTTGGTGTCAGAGGATTCAAACAACTCTTCCTGTACCTTGAGAAACTCCTGAATCTCCTTTAGCAGTAGCAATGCGTTTGCGATTTCATCCGGATCGTCAAACGGCAGCGAAATAAGTAAGGTGATCGGAACCGGAAAGAATCCTTCCTTGATCAAATTAAGGGTAAGAGAGCCCCAACCGGTTCCCACCCCACCCCCGGCTCCAAGCGAAATGATCAGATGGTCCACATTTGCAAATTTCTTTTCCATGGCCACAGCCAACTGGCTTCTCAATTCATTCGCCTTGGGGTTTAACGTCGGATCGAATAACTCGACCACAAGAGATGGAGTCCGAGCAGCTCCTTTCATTCCGTCAAAGTGAATGCGATCCTTTTCCGGGATATTTTTCAGGTGAATCATATCCGCCTGGGCAAAGTTGATTGCCAACGTTGGGTAGCATTGTGTCCCATCCGCAAAGCGATAACCGGCAAAGATATCCGCATCCTTGTTCCCTTTTTGGCCGGCGCCTATCACGCCAAATCGCAAGGACACATCTTGGATTAGGCCACTGTTTGTCATGAACTCCAATTCTTTACTGTTCATCAGGCTCATGGTATCCCCCCTCGTTTGAAGTCAGCAACAAATAATCTACAAACGCTTGTCCTTCCTCGGAGAGCGAGTAGAGCGTTTCTCGTCTTGGTGTCCTCAACTTTAGAAGACCGGAAAAATACAACGCTTCAACACAAGCATGGACGACTGTTTTGCTGTATCTACTCGTGT
Proteins encoded:
- a CDS encoding cell division protein FtsZ, translated to MSLMNSKELEFMTNSGLIQDVSLRFGVIGAGQKGNKDADIFAGYRFADGTQCYPTLAINFAQADMIHLKNIPEKDRIHFDGMKGAARTPSLVVELFDPTLNPKANELRSQLAVAMEKKFANVDHLIISLGAGGGVGTGWGSLTLNLIKEGFFPVPITLLISLPFDDPDEIANALLLLKEIQEFLKVQEELFESSDTKPLASVMLTDNKKIYHDFALKKGSRTLQHTTLSWKDEGNNAIISTIHEANLIPANFGSDNVTYDPSDFIKLMQLSGKLLTIAKARLEPDFTIEKLEAKMKASIEKGYFACGHQYQTATMYGGFILRPSNADFFKDVITERTIKKVISDYNPITQMRGKFGDPIWNENYAVIYTFFAGMGMPSRFAELAKELQQIKEKQEQVQQESEVDVDVSAAIKNVKQSTFNPYQPKTNKFGGGGFGGGFQSVFSRSQSAVTKDDENQEGKKEEQPNRFGQRSGNRFDALRKIRLHENQ